Part of the Lycium ferocissimum isolate CSIRO_LF1 chromosome 6, AGI_CSIRO_Lferr_CH_V1, whole genome shotgun sequence genome, GCCACTGATTGGAATATGAGTGGTGCAGCTGGTTTTTTAGTTTGCAGGATAAGAGAAATGGAAATACTATTTATATGCAGGTTACTCATAAAAATTGGAAAGCATGCAACTGCAGCTATTTTAAAACTGCAGGTTGCATATATGGATAGGATACAGGCTAATCACTGCCAGTTTTGTCAACTACTTGGTGCACTAAGGATGCAGACTTGGGATATCAATTAGCTAACTGTTACATAAGGAAAACAGCACAAGCAACAGAAGACATTGCAGAAGAGATGGCTACAGAGAAAATGCAACTGAGCTATGCACCAAGGGACCAAACTTCGGACACCACTTAGTTGACAATATATACAGCAACACACAGATGTGCATGCAACTTATCAGcaacttttttttccaagttttagtttaattttaccACGTTCATTGTATAGCAATGTGTAGTACCAATATAAGTCATCTATGTCGCAACAGAGAAGAAGTGAGACTAACCTTAATTGTTGCTAGCTGCTTGTGGTGCAGACGTAGCTTCTCCCGGTGAAGGAACACACAATGCTACTAGCATGTCTGGACTAATTAATCCTGCACGTTGGAGTTTTTCAATTACTTTTGCAGTAATGTCTGCAGTAACTTCTGCTCGCATAGTTCTCTTTTGTTCCTCCATTTGTTCCTCCATTTTTTGGATCCTTTCTTGCATTTCTTGGACTACATCATTTGTGGCATTTGAAGTTGGTTCAAAAGTTctagcttttcctttcaaagAAGTCTTTGTAACCCCCCGTCCATATAGTCTAAGACGTCCGGATGTTACGGACCCATAACGAGAGTATGCATCAACAGGCTGACTACCATCTGCGCTTAGTTGTGTTTCAATTTCCTCCATTTCAGCCTAACAAAGAAAATCCAACAACCGCATTCAAGTAAACAAAAACTAACAATAAATAATTGATTTCAATAAAAACTTGCAACagataatatacatacaattttaCTAGTTGTGTCTTCATTTGACTCCTTGTACAAGCGCCCGGGTTTCCTTGCTCTTGTTTCCACAAAGATCTCCTTAAGTGATACATTTCCCTTGGTTTTTTCCTAGTCACATCAAAATGGATATAAAAAATCGCTTAAAATGACAGGTTAAgacttaataaaaaaataatagaacaCACCAATTTATTGCGGACTAAAGCGAAACTTTTTTTGCCGACTGTGTGCGGATTCAACAACTTCTTCCGATTCTCAGTATTTGTTGTAGACATTTTCtgcaaataaataaatcaattaaatgtATTAACTATAAAAATCACCAGTTAAAACTATTACAGCCACAACCAAGCTAAAAATAGACAGTTATTCGCATACAACATCAGCATAGAAAGCTAGTAAGTCAACTGCATCCTAAAACAACTAAATAGTAAGAGcagtttcc contains:
- the LOC132061140 gene encoding uncharacterized protein LOC132061140, giving the protein MTSNFLYFLLTLGLSTQKRKRGRTQMHSVHSRHERKLILLNRLNQPVGPTEDVVIEFGSFLGTLARTATLCPFDILDWRKMDTKDDLWTYTKEKYDIPEAGKKWTLKAIHAAWRRHKSELKKLCYKPKVTDEIIMAKRPGHIPESQFKELLEYWKSEKFQKMSTTNTENRKKLLNPHTVGKKSFALVRNKLEKTKGNVSLKEIFVETRARKPGRLYKESNEDTTSKIAEMEEIETQLSADGSQPVDAYSRYGSVTSGRLRLYGRGVTKTSLKGKARTFEPTSNATNDVVQEMQERIQKMEEQMEEQKRTMRAEVTADITAKVIEKLQRAGLISPDMLVALCVPSPGEATSAPQAASNN